In Phragmites australis chromosome 16, lpPhrAust1.1, whole genome shotgun sequence, one DNA window encodes the following:
- the LOC133894768 gene encoding uncharacterized protein At1g66480-like, with protein MGNAIAGKRRTARVMTVDGATCKYRSPAVAGDALRDHPGHHLLESEEVRRLGVRARPLDPDALLKPGKLYFLVELPRLSSARRAPRRTWSGALHYGAGERLENLMLARRSASDVAATVQAMAAAGSSPASSVEAAEDGAVRLRVRLPKAEVARLVKESRDPAEAAERIMQLCVARDHRSAPTTPVLPAMTSSRREPASGKKEKRARFVTVPDEIIWF; from the exons ATGGGCAACGCCATTGCCGGGAAGCGGCGGACGGCGAGGGTTATGACGGTGGACGGCGCGACGTGCAAGTACCGTTCCCCGGCGGTGGCGGGGGACGCGCTGCGCGACCACCCGGGCCACCACCTGCTGGAGTCGGAGGAGGTGAGGCGCCTCGGCGTGCGGGCGCGGCCGCTCGACCCGGACGCGCTGCTCAAGCCCGGGAAGCTCTACTTCCTCGTCGAGCTGCCCCGGCTCTCCTCCGCCCGGCGCGCGCCGCGCAGGACGTGGTCCGGCGCGCTCCACTACGGCGCCGGGGAGCGGCTGGAGAACCTGATGCTCGCGCGGCGGTCGGCCTCGGACGTGGCCGCAACGGTGcaggcgatggcggcggcggggtcaTCGCCCGCGTCGTCGGTGGAGGCCGCGGAGGACGGCGCGGTGCGGCTGCGGGTGCGGCTGCCCAAAGCCGAGGTCGCGCGGCTCGTCAAGGAGAGCCGCGACCCCGCCGAGGCCGCCGAGAGGATCATGCAGCTCTGCGTCGCCAGGGACCACCGTTCCGCGCCGACCACGCCCGTCCTGCCGGCGATGACGTCGTCGCGCAGGGAGCCCGCGTCCGGCAAGAAAGAG aAGAGGGCGAGGTTCGTGACGGTGCCGGACGAGATCATCTGGTTCTGA